In one window of Cellulophaga sp. HaHa_2_95 DNA:
- a CDS encoding rod shape-determining protein: MGFFDFLTEEIAIDLGTANTLIIHNDKVVVDSPSIVARDRISGKIIAVGKEANMMQGKTHENIKTIRPLKDGVIADFDASEKMLMMFIKNIPALKKKWFPPALRLVICIPSGITEVEMRAVKESAERVNGKEVYLIHEPMAAAIGIGLDIMQPKGNMIVDIGGGTTEIAVIALGGIVCDKSVKIAGDVFTNDIIYYMRTQHNLYVGESTAENIKITIGSATEDLQTPPDEMSVQGRDLLTGKPKQVQISYREIAKALDKSILRVEDAVMETLSQTPPELAADIYNTGIYLAGGGSMLRGLDRRLSQKTDLPVYIAEDPLRAVVRGTGIALKNLERYKSILIK, encoded by the coding sequence ATGGGATTTTTTGATTTCTTGACAGAGGAAATAGCTATTGACTTAGGTACAGCTAATACTCTTATAATACATAACGACAAAGTTGTTGTTGATAGCCCTTCTATCGTAGCCAGAGATAGAATTAGTGGAAAAATAATTGCCGTTGGTAAAGAAGCCAATATGATGCAAGGAAAAACCCATGAAAACATCAAAACAATACGTCCACTAAAAGATGGTGTAATTGCCGATTTTGATGCTTCTGAAAAAATGTTAATGATGTTCATAAAGAATATCCCTGCATTAAAGAAGAAATGGTTTCCACCAGCATTACGATTGGTAATTTGTATTCCTTCTGGAATTACCGAAGTAGAAATGCGTGCTGTAAAAGAATCTGCAGAGCGTGTTAATGGTAAAGAAGTGTACTTAATACACGAACCTATGGCTGCGGCTATCGGTATCGGACTAGACATTATGCAACCCAAGGGTAATATGATTGTAGATATAGGGGGTGGTACTACTGAAATTGCAGTTATAGCCTTAGGAGGTATTGTATGTGATAAATCGGTAAAAATTGCAGGTGATGTATTTACAAATGACATTATCTATTACATGCGTACACAGCACAACCTTTATGTTGGAGAAAGTACTGCAGAGAATATAAAAATAACGATAGGTTCTGCTACAGAGGATTTACAGACACCTCCAGATGAAATGTCTGTTCAAGGTAGAGATTTATTGACCGGTAAACCTAAACAAGTACAAATCTCTTATAGAGAAATTGCTAAAGCTTTAGACAAATCTATTTTACGCGTAGAAGATGCCGTAATGGAAACTTTATCGCAAACACCTCCAGAACTTGCTGCAGATATCTACAATACAGGTATTTACCTAGCAGGTGGTGGTTCTATGTTGAGAGGATTAGACCGTAGGTTATCTCAAAAAACAGATTTACCCGTATATATAGCAGAAGACCCATTAAGAGCGGTTGTACGCGGAACAGGAATCGCATTAAAGAATCTTGAACGCTACAAAAGTATCTTGATTAAATAG
- the purH gene encoding bifunctional phosphoribosylaminoimidazolecarboxamide formyltransferase/IMP cyclohydrolase has protein sequence MSTTKKATSALISVFHKDGLEPIVKKFQELGITIYSTGGTEKFVRDLGIDVVPVEDVTSYPSILGGRVKTLHPKVFGGILNRQDNENDQKQLTEFDIPQIDIVIVDLYPFEKTVASGASEQDIIEKIDIGGISLIRAAAKNFKDVLCVSSMEDYAEVLELVSANDGSTTLEDRKRFAAKSFNVSSHYDTAIFNYFNKDHQETVLKISETKGQVLRYGENPHQKGFFFGDFEAMFNKLHGKELSYNNLLDVDAAVNLMGEFKNDEPTFAILKHNNACGLASRSTLHQAYVDALAGDPVSAFGGVLISNKEIDKATAEEIHKLFCEVVIAPSYAADALEILKGKKNRIILVQNNVALPQTLVRTCLNGVLVQDKDFISDAKADLKTATKIAPTAEEVEDLIFASKLCKHTKSNTIVLAKNKQLFASGTGQTSRVDALNQAIHKANTFNFDLKGAVMASDAFFPFPDCVEIAGNSGISSVIQPGGSIKDELSVDYCNSNGISMVMTGTRHFKH, from the coding sequence ATGAGCACCACCAAAAAAGCTACATCAGCATTAATTTCAGTATTTCACAAAGATGGCTTAGAGCCAATTGTTAAAAAATTTCAAGAACTGGGCATCACCATATATTCTACTGGTGGCACAGAAAAATTTGTTCGTGATTTAGGGATAGATGTAGTTCCTGTGGAAGATGTTACAAGTTACCCTTCTATTTTAGGTGGTCGTGTAAAAACTTTACACCCGAAAGTGTTTGGCGGTATTTTAAATCGTCAGGATAATGAAAATGATCAAAAACAATTAACGGAGTTTGATATTCCTCAAATAGATATTGTTATTGTTGATTTGTATCCTTTTGAAAAGACAGTAGCTAGCGGTGCATCTGAGCAAGATATTATTGAAAAGATTGATATTGGTGGTATTTCATTAATTCGTGCAGCTGCCAAAAATTTCAAAGATGTCCTTTGTGTTTCTTCTATGGAAGATTATGCTGAAGTTTTAGAACTAGTCTCTGCTAATGATGGATCAACAACATTAGAAGATCGTAAGCGTTTTGCGGCAAAATCATTTAATGTTTCTTCTCATTATGATACAGCTATTTTTAACTACTTCAATAAAGACCATCAAGAAACTGTTTTAAAAATTAGCGAAACCAAAGGTCAGGTTTTACGTTACGGGGAGAACCCACACCAAAAAGGCTTTTTCTTTGGAGATTTTGAAGCTATGTTCAACAAGCTTCACGGAAAAGAATTATCCTACAACAATCTTTTAGATGTTGATGCTGCGGTAAATTTAATGGGAGAGTTTAAAAATGATGAACCTACATTTGCTATTTTAAAGCATAATAATGCTTGTGGTTTAGCTTCTAGAAGCACTTTACATCAAGCCTATGTTGATGCATTAGCAGGTGACCCAGTTTCTGCCTTTGGAGGTGTTTTAATTAGTAATAAAGAAATTGACAAGGCTACCGCAGAAGAAATTCATAAATTGTTCTGCGAAGTAGTTATAGCTCCGAGTTACGCTGCAGATGCTTTAGAGATTTTAAAAGGAAAGAAAAACAGAATTATTTTAGTGCAAAATAATGTAGCGCTTCCACAAACTTTAGTTCGCACTTGTTTAAATGGTGTATTAGTTCAAGATAAAGATTTTATCTCTGACGCTAAGGCTGATTTAAAAACCGCAACAAAAATAGCACCTACAGCAGAAGAGGTTGAAGATTTAATATTTGCTTCTAAATTATGTAAGCATACAAAATCTAACACCATCGTTCTTGCTAAAAACAAACAATTATTTGCTAGCGGTACGGGTCAAACGTCTAGAGTTGATGCCCTTAACCAGGCAATACATAAAGCAAACACTTTCAATTTTGATTTAAAAGGCGCTGTTATGGCAAGTGATGCATTTTTCCCTTTCCCAGATTGCGTAGAAATAGCAGGCAATAGCGGAATTTCAAGTGTCATTCAACCTGGAGGATCAATTAAAGACGAATTAAGTGTAGATTATTGCAATTCTAACGGAATTTCTATGGTAATGACCGGTACACGTCATTTTAAACATTAA
- a CDS encoding GAF domain-containing protein, which translates to MFDTLKKQILSITSNSDANTDTQLQQICDLLKENIPHYDWVGFYFKNGDKNELKLGPYAGAPTDHIIIPFGKGICGQVAVSHENFVVPDVKAQDNYIACSITVKAEIVVPLFLNGENIGQIDIDSNTPDPFTAEDERFLEFINTEVAKIL; encoded by the coding sequence ATGTTTGACACGCTAAAAAAACAAATCCTATCTATAACTAGCAATTCTGACGCTAATACGGATACACAATTACAGCAAATTTGTGATTTACTTAAAGAGAATATACCTCATTACGACTGGGTAGGATTCTACTTTAAAAATGGAGACAAAAACGAATTAAAGTTAGGCCCTTACGCTGGTGCACCAACAGATCATATTATTATCCCGTTTGGAAAAGGTATTTGTGGCCAAGTTGCAGTTAGTCACGAAAACTTTGTGGTGCCAGATGTAAAAGCACAAGACAATTATATTGCGTGCAGTATAACTGTAAAAGCAGAAATTGTAGTCCCGTTGTTTCTAAATGGTGAAAATATTGGGCAAATAGACATTGATTCTAACACTCCAGATCCTTTCACAGCAGAAGATGAGCGCTTTTTAGAGTTCATAAATACTGAAGTTGCAAAAATTCTTTAA